In the Ricinus communis isolate WT05 ecotype wild-type chromosome 3, ASM1957865v1, whole genome shotgun sequence genome, CTTTTAATCGCTAGCTTGACAGTGAACAGATTAAAGAATTCGAAAATTTGGGTCTTTGAATTGTGGAAATGGTGTTCATTACTGTTAGCTGTCCTTGGAGGTGGAGTGATTGCATACCAATTCAGACTTGTCATTGATTTCTTGATTTGGAAATTCTGGGCCAAGAAAAAATCACTCCACGCTTATTATTTGTATGGAATCAAGAAGAGTTTTCTAGCTTCTATTTGGTTGATCTGGGTTTTTCTCGCTTGGATCTTGTTTTTTGATCGGGGGGACAAGCCAAGCGAGGATGCTAGAGAAATTACAAATGATGTTACTAGGGTTCTTGCAGGTTTCCTCATTGGAGATGCTATATGGTTAACGAAGACTTTATTGGTTCAGCTTGTAGCTTCTTTCCATGTCAAGAATCTTTTTGAGAAAATTCAAAATGCAAAAAGTAAGCGCGAGGCCCTGATAGCCATTTTTAAGAAGACGAAGACTAATAGTGTGGAAACCATGAAAGAATTCATTGGCACCATTAGCGGAAAGCAGCTGCCTGAACTCTGGTACAGCGAGAAGggtgaaaagataaaaaatgtCGCCGAAGCAAAGAGAGCTGCCAATGAGATTTTCACGAAGTttgcagaaaatgaaaagtaaaCGGTTATTAGCTTTTGGAAGTTCATACTGTAAAATAGTGGATATGATAGTCTAGTGTTAATTACCGAAAGAGTTCTGGGACTAGGATTCTCATCTCACATTTTTCTGTGTTATTTTGATGGAGTAGGTACATCAACTTGGCAGACGTATTGACATATGTGAGAATGGACAACCAGCAAGTGCGTCAGCATTTCCAAGCAGCAGCAGAAGATACAGATATAGAGAGGATCAAGAGATCAGCTTTCAGGAAATGGGTGGTTAGTTCTCTAGCAATTTCTTTCCCTGTAAAATCTTAATAAGATAAGGTTAAAAAAAGATTGTACTTTAATTTAGCATGTCGGACTCTTGTAACTTAGTAGTAGTTGTTTACAGGTTGAAGTGTACCGGGAGTATGAGTCGCTGAATAGCACCTTGAAGTATAGGAAAACAGCTGTTGACGAGCTGAACAAGCTCGCTTCTATGGCGGTGCTTCTTTTGATCATTATAGTGTGGTTACTTTTCATGGGATTTATAACAACACAGATGCTAATCTTCATAACTACACAGTTGTTACTAGTGGTTTTCATGTTCGGTAACACTGCCAAGACTTTGTTTGAAGCCATTATATTCGTCTTTGTCCAGCATCCATTTGATGTTGGAGACCGCT is a window encoding:
- the LOC8272502 gene encoding mechanosensitive ion channel protein 9 → MAFSFSFLTFLVKKILNFCKQKHMAEGTDHLRLQVVLEENSDSRGIRFTGGLEEDDCEEKKDDGNEKKDDNDNSKEGLFIIFIGLIAACILVLLIASLTVNRLKNSKIWVFELWKWCSLLLAVLGGGVIAYQFRLVIDFLIWKFWAKKKSLHAYYLYGIKKSFLASIWLIWVFLAWILFFDRGDKPSEDAREITNDVTRVLAGFLIGDAIWLTKTLLVQLVASFHVKNLFEKIQNAKSKREALIAIFKKTKTNSVETMKEFIGTISGKQLPELWYSEKGEKIKNVAEAKRAANEIFTKFAENEKYINLADVLTYVRMDNQQVRQHFQAAAEDTDIERIKRSAFRKWVVEVYREYESLNSTLKYRKTAVDELNKLASMAVLLLIIIVWLLFMGFITTQMLIFITTQLLLVVFMFGNTAKTLFEAIIFVFVQHPFDVGDRCIIDDVQMVVEGMEILTTSFLRYDGGKLYYPNSVLATKPIYNLYRSPTMMDSVEFDISRSILKDDDMQKSLRKKIKEYLKKNSRYWLEEHSLQFKGIESEQNKLTVALHVNHTISFHYATQRGKRRSQLVLGITKILDDLRIRSTIIMTGTSHPGASTSYSTQTDPSSRAHKRMANGLDKPQVFAPKWK